One window of the Candidatus Margulisiibacteriota bacterium genome contains the following:
- the wecB gene encoding UDP-N-acetylglucosamine 2-epimerase (non-hydrolyzing), whose protein sequence is MQKKRLMFIFGTRPETIKMAPVIAAAKGHPDMFEPIVVVTAQHRQMLDQALKPFEIRPDYDLSIMEENQTLGDIITRSIQGFEGIIRSERPDMILVQGDTTTTFTGALAAFNHRVPVGHLEAGLRTYNKFNPYPEEMNRRLTTALSDLHFAPTKKALDCLLKEGVPRHNVFLTGNTVVDSLLFAVKKPFDLKKAGVNLPRNKKVILVTTHRRESFGEPMRSVCRALALIAEKHAQIAAVVLPVHRNPRVREVVSETLSKTPGVILIEPMDYIPFVHLMKASHIILSDSGGVQEEAPSLGKPVLVLRETTERPEAVEAGTVRMVGTDTDTIIRETEKLLTDESEYQKMARAVNPYGDGLAADRIVFSIMRRFGYTDRMPEEFDPLKHSLKLK, encoded by the coding sequence ATGCAGAAGAAAAGGCTGATGTTCATCTTTGGGACAAGGCCGGAAACGATAAAGATGGCCCCGGTGATCGCCGCGGCAAAGGGACATCCGGACATGTTCGAGCCGATCGTGGTGGTTACAGCCCAGCACAGGCAGATGCTGGACCAGGCGCTGAAGCCTTTTGAGATACGCCCGGACTACGACCTTTCTATAATGGAAGAGAACCAGACGCTTGGCGATATAATCACCAGGTCCATACAGGGATTTGAGGGGATAATCAGGTCGGAAAGGCCCGATATGATACTGGTGCAGGGGGACACAACGACGACATTCACGGGTGCCCTTGCCGCTTTTAACCACAGGGTCCCTGTCGGCCATCTGGAGGCGGGACTGAGGACCTATAACAAATTCAACCCCTACCCTGAAGAAATGAACCGCAGGCTGACAACGGCGCTTTCCGACCTTCATTTTGCCCCCACTAAAAAGGCGCTTGACTGTCTCCTTAAGGAGGGCGTGCCGAGGCACAATGTTTTTCTGACCGGCAACACTGTGGTTGATTCTCTGCTTTTTGCCGTCAAGAAACCCTTTGACCTTAAAAAGGCCGGAGTAAACCTTCCCAGGAACAAAAAGGTGATCCTGGTAACCACCCACAGGAGAGAAAGCTTTGGCGAGCCCATGCGCAGCGTCTGCCGGGCTCTGGCCTTAATTGCCGAAAAACATGCGCAGATCGCTGCTGTTGTGCTGCCGGTCCACAGAAATCCACGGGTCAGGGAAGTTGTGAGCGAAACGCTTTCAAAAACGCCCGGAGTGATCTTGATAGAGCCGATGGACTATATTCCGTTCGTTCATCTGATGAAAGCCTCCCACATTATCCTCAGCGACTCGGGAGGAGTTCAGGAAGAAGCGCCTTCGCTCGGCAAGCCGGTCCTTGTGCTGAGAGAGACCACCGAAAGGCCGGAGGCCGTTGAGGCGGGGACCGTGCGTATGGTGGGTACCGATACGGATACGATAATCAGAGAAACGGAAAAACTTCTTACGGATGAGAGCGAGTACCAGAAGATGGCAAGGGCAGTAAATCCCTATGGGGACGGCCTGGCGGCAGACAGGATCGTTTTTTCCATAATGAGGCGGTTCGGCTATACCGACAGGATGCCGGAGGAATTCGATCCTCTAAAACACTCGCTTAAACTTAAATGA
- a CDS encoding MraY family glycosyltransferase, with protein sequence MKKMLLYITVFSIALIASLLLTPKAKQAAFLFNALDKPSERKVHDRLMPRLGGIAIYSGFMIAAIVGIIAALVLNKKLPYESLYAIMAGSTLIFLLGAVDDVRGLSSAVKFFWQIVAASIPMFFGVQVFYLSNPFNGVILLGALAAPFTLLWIVGLSNAINLADGLDGLAAGIAAIASFTLFIVAVRIHQPGAAIFLIALAGSCIGFLRYNFNPASIFLGDSGSLFLGYILATASVIGVLKSTIFLSLLIPILILGIPIYDTASVMMRRFRSGKNIFLADKGHLHHRLLNKGLSHRQTVLSIYLACLLLGLASLAITLLDLYAAIAVIIVIAVVGYLRLRKIRRCADGRPCRGED encoded by the coding sequence ATGAAAAAAATGCTCTTGTATATCACAGTGTTCTCTATCGCGCTCATAGCTTCGCTGCTGCTGACGCCTAAGGCAAAACAGGCCGCTTTTTTGTTCAACGCTCTGGACAAACCTTCCGAAAGAAAGGTCCATGACCGGCTCATGCCCAGGCTGGGGGGAATAGCCATTTATTCCGGTTTCATGATAGCGGCTATTGTGGGGATAATCGCGGCGCTGGTCCTCAACAAAAAACTGCCGTACGAATCTTTGTACGCGATAATGGCGGGTTCGACGCTTATTTTTCTGCTGGGGGCAGTGGACGATGTAAGGGGGCTGTCTTCCGCGGTCAAGTTCTTCTGGCAGATAGTTGCCGCATCTATTCCGATGTTCTTCGGCGTCCAGGTCTTTTACCTGTCAAACCCGTTCAACGGTGTCATACTGCTGGGGGCTCTGGCGGCTCCTTTTACGCTGCTTTGGATAGTGGGGCTTTCCAATGCTATAAACCTTGCCGACGGGCTTGACGGCCTTGCGGCGGGAATAGCCGCGATCGCGTCCTTTACGCTCTTCATTGTCGCGGTAAGGATACACCAGCCCGGGGCCGCGATCTTTTTGATAGCGCTGGCGGGCTCCTGCATCGGTTTTCTGCGATATAATTTTAATCCCGCTTCGATCTTTTTAGGGGATTCAGGCAGCCTTTTTCTCGGTTACATTCTTGCTACGGCCTCCGTGATAGGAGTGCTAAAAAGCACGATCTTCCTTTCCCTTCTGATCCCTATTTTGATACTGGGCATTCCTATCTATGACACGGCTTCTGTCATGATGAGGCGCTTCAGGAGCGGGAAGAACATTTTTCTTGCAGATAAAGGCCACCTGCACCACCGCCTGCTCAACAAGGGCTTAAGCCACAGGCAGACGGTACTTTCCATTTACCTGGCGTGCCTTTTGCTGGGGCTGGCATCCCTTGCGATAACGCTGCTTGACCTTTACGCGGCGATAGCGGTGATAATAGTGATAGCGGTCGTAGGCTATTTAAGATTGCGAAAGATAAGGCGCTGTGCGGATGGGCGGCCCTGTCGAGGAGAAGATTAA
- a CDS encoding VIT1/CCC1 transporter family protein — MKHSLKTGLSFGLTSGIITTLGLLVGLSSTTGSNLIVISGILTIAIADSFSDALGIHISEESENKHTDKEIWAATASTFLSKLFFALTFIVPVLLLPIIAATVVSIVWGLSLLGIFTYYIAVEQGSSPWKATIEHLGIAVLVIALAHGAGVLINLFVC; from the coding sequence ATGAAACATTCGCTTAAAACAGGCCTCAGTTTCGGCCTTACTTCCGGCATCATCACCACCCTCGGACTGCTGGTAGGGCTGAGCTCCACGACCGGATCGAACCTGATCGTAATCAGCGGCATCCTCACTATAGCCATCGCTGATTCATTTTCCGACGCCCTTGGCATCCACATTTCCGAAGAATCCGAGAACAAGCACACGGACAAAGAGATCTGGGCCGCAACCGCGTCCACATTCCTTTCGAAGCTTTTCTTTGCGTTGACCTTTATAGTCCCGGTCCTGCTGCTGCCCATAATTGCGGCAACCGTGGTCAGCATTGTTTGGGGACTGTCGCTGCTGGGGATCTTTACCTACTATATTGCTGTTGAGCAGGGCTCGAGTCCATGGAAAGCAACGATTGAACATCTGGGGATCGCGGTACTTGTTATCGCTCTTGCGCACGGAGCTGGGGTTTTAATAAATCTGTTTGTTTGCTGA
- a CDS encoding transporter, with amino-acid sequence MKYFAKSLLFAAFLLQFTAASLSAEEAPQSQKLAKQLQNPVASLISVPFQNNFETGLGAGNNGSRYLLRVQPVVPLSLNKDWNLIVRPIVPYISQQNVTGAASQKGLGDTEVELFFSPKEFKKGEPIWGVGAVILLPTASEAAIGTQKWGLGPNFCVLKEDGPWTAGLLANQVWSFAGDMSRSDINLTYLQPFVSHSNKTGFTCSVQSETSYDWIAKAWTIPLEAGISQIIPLFGHYTSLGLTGIYNLESPSNISKWSTRVAITLIFPE; translated from the coding sequence ATGAAATACTTTGCGAAATCATTGCTCTTTGCAGCTTTTTTGCTCCAGTTTACGGCGGCTTCTCTGTCGGCAGAAGAAGCCCCTCAGTCCCAGAAACTGGCAAAACAGCTTCAAAACCCGGTGGCCTCTCTGATAAGCGTCCCGTTCCAGAACAATTTTGAGACCGGGCTCGGCGCGGGGAACAACGGGAGCCGATATCTGCTAAGGGTCCAGCCGGTGGTACCACTTTCGCTTAACAAGGATTGGAACCTGATAGTTCGTCCTATCGTTCCATATATCAGCCAGCAGAATGTCACAGGCGCCGCTTCTCAGAAAGGACTTGGAGATACCGAAGTGGAGCTCTTCTTTTCCCCGAAAGAGTTCAAAAAAGGCGAACCGATCTGGGGTGTCGGGGCCGTTATTCTACTGCCCACCGCTTCCGAGGCCGCTATCGGCACGCAAAAATGGGGGCTGGGGCCGAACTTCTGCGTCCTGAAAGAGGACGGCCCGTGGACCGCCGGTCTGCTGGCAAACCAGGTCTGGTCCTTTGCGGGGGATATGTCGCGCAGCGACATAAATCTTACCTACCTGCAGCCTTTTGTCTCCCATTCCAACAAGACAGGGTTCACCTGCTCGGTCCAATCGGAAACCTCCTATGACTGGATAGCAAAGGCATGGACGATCCCATTGGAAGCAGGGATCAGCCAGATAATCCCTTTATTTGGGCACTACACCAGCTTAGGACTTACCGGGATATACAATCTTGAATCCCCTTCCAACATCTCTAAATGGAGCACCAGAGTGGCTATAACGCTGATCTTTCCGGAATGA
- the gatC gene encoding Asp-tRNA(Asn)/Glu-tRNA(Gln) amidotransferase subunit GatC: protein MSISKDTINYTAKLARLGLTEEEIELYARQLSDILGYVDTINSVDTKKIEPASGSLKDMDMTPMREDEVISFKGIDQILGQAPLREDNMFRVPKIMGDEEA, encoded by the coding sequence ATGTCCATCTCAAAAGACACCATAAATTACACGGCTAAACTTGCCCGGCTCGGGCTCACCGAAGAGGAGATCGAGCTTTATGCCAGGCAGTTAAGCGATATCCTCGGCTATGTTGACACCATTAACTCCGTGGACACAAAAAAGATAGAGCCCGCATCCGGCAGCCTCAAGGACATGGATATGACCCCGATGAGAGAAGATGAGGTCATAAGTTTCAAAGGAATTGACCAGATCCTAGGGCAGGCCCCTTTGCGGGAGGACAACATGTTCAGGGTGCCAAAGATCATGGGAGACGAAGAAGCATGA
- the gatA gene encoding Asp-tRNA(Asn)/Glu-tRNA(Gln) amidotransferase subunit GatA, translated as MSLHSLTAHELSDKLKNKEIGCVELVSDLYKRIETVEPNIGAFNCLTKDLAIKQAKELDSGPSTSSGPLRGIPIAVKDNICTEGIATTCSSKILKDYRPPYNATIVDLLAEEGMITIGKTNLDEFAMGSSTENSAFKTTKNPWDTQTVPGGSSGGSAASVAADETVLALGSDTGGSIRQPASFCGVVGLKPTYGRVSRYGLIAFASSLDQIGPLTKDVTDAALLMNVIAKYDKKDSTSANQKAPDYRKSLVRDVKGLKIAVPKELTGEGIENNTRKAVLEALKTLEKLGASCKEVSLPSLKYALSAYYIIAPAEASSNLSRYDGVHYGYRSGKQADLMDMYLNTRKEGFGPEVKRRIIIGTYALSSGYYDAYYLKAQKIRTLIQQDFDSTFKEFDLVAGPTCPSPAFKVGEKCSDPLAMYLSDIATIPVNLAGIPAISIPCGFDGGLPLGLQLMARAFDEPTLFRAAFTYEQETLWHKKKPVL; from the coding sequence ATGAGCCTTCACAGCCTGACCGCGCACGAACTCTCCGACAAACTTAAGAACAAAGAGATCGGCTGCGTTGAGCTTGTAAGCGACCTCTACAAAAGGATAGAGACGGTTGAACCAAACATCGGCGCGTTCAACTGCCTGACCAAAGACCTTGCAATAAAACAGGCAAAAGAGCTTGATAGCGGCCCTTCGACAAGCTCAGGGCCCCTTCGGGGCATCCCCATTGCTGTAAAAGACAACATCTGCACCGAAGGTATTGCCACGACCTGCTCGTCAAAAATACTAAAAGACTATAGACCTCCGTACAACGCAACCATAGTGGACCTTCTGGCTGAAGAAGGAATGATAACTATAGGAAAGACCAATCTCGATGAATTCGCAATGGGCTCTTCTACAGAAAATTCCGCTTTCAAAACGACAAAAAATCCGTGGGACACTCAAACGGTCCCTGGAGGTTCGTCCGGCGGATCGGCCGCCTCTGTTGCCGCGGACGAGACCGTACTTGCCCTTGGCTCCGATACAGGCGGCTCTATCAGACAGCCGGCTTCCTTCTGCGGTGTTGTCGGGTTAAAGCCTACCTACGGAAGGGTTTCCAGGTACGGGCTCATTGCTTTTGCTTCTTCCCTTGACCAGATAGGCCCTCTTACAAAAGATGTGACGGATGCAGCCCTGCTGATGAATGTGATAGCAAAATATGACAAAAAGGATTCCACCTCGGCAAACCAAAAAGCGCCCGATTATCGAAAGTCCCTTGTAAGGGATGTCAAAGGGCTAAAGATAGCGGTTCCCAAAGAACTGACGGGAGAAGGCATCGAGAACAATACAAGGAAGGCAGTGCTTGAGGCTTTGAAGACCCTTGAAAAACTTGGGGCCTCCTGCAAGGAAGTATCCCTGCCTTCACTTAAATACGCGCTTTCGGCCTACTATATAATAGCCCCCGCCGAGGCCTCTTCCAATCTTTCCAGATATGACGGGGTCCACTACGGATATAGAAGCGGCAAACAGGCCGATCTTATGGACATGTATCTCAACACCAGAAAAGAAGGCTTTGGCCCCGAGGTAAAGAGAAGGATAATTATAGGCACTTATGCTCTCAGCTCCGGCTACTACGACGCTTATTACCTAAAGGCCCAAAAGATCAGGACGCTTATACAACAGGACTTTGACTCCACTTTCAAAGAGTTCGATCTTGTTGCCGGCCCAACCTGCCCCTCCCCTGCTTTTAAAGTCGGGGAAAAATGCTCGGACCCTCTTGCCATGTACCTTTCTGACATCGCAACGATACCGGTCAACCTTGCCGGGATACCTGCCATCTCTATCCCGTGCGGCTTTGACGGCGGGCTTCCTCTGGGACTTCAACTGATGGCAAGGGCTTTTGACGAGCCTACCCTTTTTAGGGCGGCTTTTACCTATGAGCAGGAAACTCTGTGGCACAAGAAGAAACCGGTGTTATGA
- the gatB gene encoding Asp-tRNA(Asn)/Glu-tRNA(Gln) amidotransferase subunit GatB produces MAQEETGVMKYEVVIGLETHAQLATSSKMFCSCSTKFGNEPNSNICPVCSGQPGTLPVINRKAIELAVKTALALNCKVNRKSVFARKNYFYPDLPKDYQISQFELPLAQHGYLDIEVAGQVKRIGITRVHLEEDAGKLVHKGSAGIRGADYSLVDLNRTGTPLMEIVSEPDIRTPEEAKVYMQELANILKYLEVCDAKLEEGSLRCDANISLRPVGQKEFGVKTEVKNMNSFKAVQRALEGEVERQTQLLGQGEKIIQATLFFDEATGKTSVMRTKESSHDYRYFPEPDLLPLMVAEQWEKEIKNGLIELPSSKRKRFEEQYKLSAYDSLVLSDNKATASFFEDCTRLVDEPKLVANWICQDVAGYLNQKNLDLLGTKLTPALLSKLISLVKKGTISMKTGKELLTKIIETGKDPEELVKESGSTQISDEAALKEVIEQVIKANPAQVEQFRGGKEAVLNYLLGQAMRQTKGRANSEVLKKLFLKELKS; encoded by the coding sequence GTGGCACAAGAAGAAACCGGTGTTATGAAATACGAGGTTGTCATAGGGCTTGAGACGCACGCGCAGCTGGCTACGAGCTCCAAGATGTTCTGCTCGTGCTCAACAAAGTTCGGCAACGAGCCCAACTCCAACATCTGCCCTGTCTGCTCGGGACAGCCAGGAACTCTTCCGGTCATCAATAGAAAAGCAATAGAGCTGGCCGTCAAGACCGCGCTTGCGCTCAACTGCAAAGTAAACCGCAAGAGCGTCTTTGCTAGAAAGAACTATTTTTATCCCGACCTTCCGAAAGATTATCAGATCTCCCAGTTCGAACTTCCGCTGGCGCAGCATGGATATCTGGACATTGAGGTGGCAGGACAGGTTAAAAGGATAGGCATAACCAGGGTGCACCTCGAAGAGGACGCGGGAAAACTGGTGCACAAAGGAAGCGCGGGCATCAGGGGAGCCGATTATTCGCTGGTCGATCTTAACAGGACCGGTACTCCGCTGATGGAGATAGTGAGCGAGCCCGATATTAGGACCCCGGAAGAAGCTAAGGTATATATGCAAGAACTGGCAAATATATTGAAATACCTTGAGGTCTGCGACGCAAAACTTGAGGAAGGAAGCCTAAGGTGCGACGCCAACATTTCGCTGCGGCCCGTAGGACAAAAAGAGTTTGGGGTAAAGACCGAGGTCAAGAACATGAACTCGTTCAAGGCCGTACAGAGAGCTCTCGAAGGAGAGGTCGAAAGACAGACGCAGCTCCTCGGGCAGGGGGAAAAGATAATACAGGCGACCCTGTTCTTTGACGAGGCCACCGGAAAAACTTCTGTGATGAGGACCAAAGAAAGCTCTCACGATTACAGATATTTCCCGGAGCCTGACCTTTTGCCTCTTATGGTGGCGGAGCAATGGGAAAAGGAGATAAAGAACGGACTTATCGAGCTGCCATCGTCAAAAAGAAAGCGGTTTGAAGAACAGTACAAGCTCTCGGCTTATGACTCGTTGGTCCTATCCGACAACAAAGCGACCGCATCCTTTTTTGAAGACTGCACCAGACTGGTGGACGAGCCCAAACTTGTCGCCAACTGGATCTGTCAGGATGTTGCCGGGTACTTGAACCAGAAAAATCTGGACCTGCTCGGAACAAAACTGACGCCTGCTCTTTTATCAAAACTGATATCTCTTGTAAAAAAAGGCACCATAAGCATGAAGACGGGCAAAGAGCTCCTGACAAAAATAATCGAGACGGGAAAGGACCCTGAAGAACTGGTAAAGGAGTCGGGCTCGACCCAGATATCGGACGAAGCAGCCCTTAAGGAAGTGATCGAACAGGTCATAAAAGCAAATCCCGCCCAGGTCGAACAATTCAGGGGCGGGAAAGAAGCCGTCCTCAATTATCTTCTAGGTCAGGCCATGCGCCAGACAAAAGGCCGGGCAAATTCGGAAGTGCTAAAAAAACTGTTCCTGAAAGAATTGAAGAGCTGA